The Solanum pennellii chromosome 7, SPENNV200 DNA segment ttttttttcttttactttataatacattttaaaataatttttttgtactcCAAAATACCAAATGTCAGtatttaattcatcaaattGTCATGTCATCGCGAGTCTATTTCATACACATTATACTTTTAGCTTATTgtcaaaaaaatgtttaaatagtTCAAATTTGGGAGGGTAAAGGTGTTTAATTGGTACAAGtattagttgaggtgtctaaatgaattttCCGGACAACTTTGAGGGGCTATAGGTGACTTAAgcctaataaaaataaagagggcATAGATGATTTTTTAGCAAGATGCCAAAGGAGTTGTCTCTGTTTCTTTGCATCGATGGCTGTCTTTTTAATTTGCTAAAGCCTAAAGGCTTTCTCCCGTACCGGAATGCtgaatgaataaagaagagagCAAGTAGCCTAGCAAGCACGATGCCACGATGAACTTTCGAACAATCAAAATATAAGGACTCACAACGTACAATTGTACATGCATAAACAACAATAGTTTAACACTTCATTGACATTATATTTGTTGTCATTTAACAATTGAAAATTCAAACGGGTCATGtaaatattttgagtcaaaattcaaaagtatataactattattaattaagcataatttaaatattttaaaatttagtaaataaaacttcgattcttcggtgtACCGTAGTTTCGAGATTCTTACACTAAATTCCaaaccgaagaaccgaagttccaaaaaaagaaaaccaaCACTGAACCGAAACACCGAAGAACCAAAACtaaagaatcaaaatttttcGATTCAGTAGATTTTTTGGTTTTTCGATATTTATGTCCACTAACATGCTATTGTTGGTGTTCatgacattttaatattaaattaaaatataaagtgtATATGTTAGTGAATATGAACTGACGAGAAATTTAGTGTTACTTATATTTAGTGCTTAGCTCAAGTagaaaaaaggtaaaaagataaaattaccTTGTATTTTTCATGAGATTGAAAAAATGCATCTAGCCAAGCTCGAAGTGTTTATAACTTTTGATAGCGCTAAAAACAAGTTCATGGAAATTTAGGGATATCATGCATGTCAGAAAAACACTCTTATCCTTTCCAAACATGCTATTTCACTATGACCGCATGTGTGTCAAGCCTTCATTTTCACATGCACTCAATTTGCATTTCAAATATTCCGTTCTGATTTTGCTTAGTCTGAACCTTTTAGATTTTAGATTTTGTTTTCACACCTCCAACCTAACATTAACTTCATAATGTGTCTCATCAATCAGtactatattatttataaatagcaTACATCatttatcatcaaaataaataaaaaggggcTAGGAACTTATATCTGATACAACTCCATTTTAATTGAAAAGTGTTCTAATTCTCCTCCAATCTTCTAATCCGTCGAGTCAATTGACTCCATTATATGATCAAGGACTTAGTAAAGCGGCAATAAGGACTCAATTTTAGAGTTGGCTACTGATTGCCAATTCCTTTAATTATTAGTAGTATAAAATCATAGGCTAGTGAGTAGTGGCCCATGATGCAACCAATCAATTGAGTACAATTCTCAATGTCACCAAAAATTAGGTGCAAAGTCTTCCAGCACATGCATTTTCTCAGTCAATTATTATACAGTAgcattaatgaaattttattcttgaaatTAAATCCATATATTTTGTTTACAAAATACTATTCTACATGAGAGTAAGTAGGTAAGTGAATAGAGAGATCAATGTTACAATAATACAGTATCAATAGTTGGTCGAAATGTGGACCTAGTTAGTTGTGTTTCGCGGCCTGAGCAATCGCAGAATGTCTAGGAAGAGGTTGAGAATGTCCAGGTAAAGATGGACAGAAGCCCAGATGTATTCATCATAGGTGAATCTCTTATTCAGCTTGTACGTATCAAACACAATATACGTGCAGAAAACAATAGCACTTACTGCACAGTAAATAGCATTGACTGTAGATCCAAGAGGGAAGAACAACTGCAAATTAAATTATGGGGAAAGTCAGAATCACATACAAATACGACATGTAAAAGCTGTTTAAAGATTTCaggatcaaaattaaattatttgactctCGAAATCCAAATAGCACCACataaatgtaaaatgaaagagTATATGGTACTAGAAGACCAACCTGCAAAAATCCAGTCAAGATAAGTACATTGAGGCTAGCAAACAATATTGGACCCAAAAAGCTGAAGTCCTGCCCTCTCTTTGAAGCCCAAAATGTGTAACCAGTAAGAGATAAAACTACAGCTGATGTTAAAATCAAGGCTTCAAGCACAATTTTTCCTATAATTGATGATTCCAATTAGCAAAATTAATTATCCAaacatataagtatatatatatagctagaAAAGCTTCAAAATACTCGCCATTTataatagcacatgctatacCAATAGAGATACTCAAGGTTATAGTGTAGATGCCAAGGAAAACAAAATTCAATTGATGCTTTCGTCTATAGAAATACAAAGGCAACAACACTGCACAAAAACAAAACTACTTCATAAAAGGTAACTAATTTCTACTcagtttcaatttgtttatctACTTTTGACATGATACAAAATTTGAGGAAGTAAAAATGTAGAATATACCAAAATGTGTTGGGAACGAAACATCTAGCAAAATAAACCTCGAGACCATGAGTAAAGAAGACAAACGAGAAACACACCAAAAGAGACAGATTTAACgcggttcggtcaatcgacctataTCCACAAAAAAGATCAACAATCCACTacaaatatgagagtacaaaatatagagagaaacaacctcaactaTTTATTCGGAATACAAGGAGCTACACAAAAGAATCCCAAACAAGAAAATGActagtaaaatattaaaaccatatcttaaaaggaaaacttatttatgatataaaatcagagcaaataaaacccaacaatatGTCCTTTAATCTATTGAAATTAAACATATTATAtgtaaagttaaaataaaaaaagttcagATAAGGGGATATGGACTTACATAAGAGAGGTAAATGAGGAGAATGGTTTTGCCATGAAGGATGTTGTTAATGGAAAGGTATAGGACAGTTCCAGCAGAGACGATGGTGGTTAGGAGGATCTGAGAGGCGAGGATATAGTAAACTTTGCAAATGAAATCCCAACGAAgattattttcatcatttcgAATTCCTGGATACAACAAT contains these protein-coding regions:
- the LOC107025178 gene encoding BI1-like protein, whose translation is MTNMQEHVQMDIWENMEAQVVIAQEGVVQSRLQVAKQAYIYHLPGREREKNKYECQDLKGDDVEEGSTTTSLLLYPGIRNDENNLRWDFICKVYYILASQILLTTIVSAGTVLYLSINNILHGKTILLIYLSYVMLLPLYFYRRKHQLNFVFLGIYTITLSISIGIACAIINGKIVLEALILTSAVVLSLTGYTFWASKRGQDFSFLGPILFASLNVLILTGFLQLFFPLGSTVNAIYCAVSAIVFCTYIVFDTYKLNKRFTYDEYIWASVHLYLDILNLFLDILRLLRPRNTTN